The genomic stretch TCAGAAGAACAGTTGGCCcctgataaaaaataaaatttattcattcCCTCATGGCAGCAACTAATGTGCCTTGTTGGAACTCTAACACTCAGTGGTACAGTACTGTGTAATATATGAATCGATTCAAGTGACTATTTCTTGGTTCTGTATTCACAGCTACAGTCCACCCTTCATATCTGTTCCAGACCCTCTCCCCCACAGATAAAGAAAATTGCAGGACCGtgagtcccactgatttcaatggtaGATGTGACATGAATGTGGCCACTAATGTGGCTTCATGAACACACACCATTGAAAGCAACAGGGCTTGCTGTCTGTAGATGGTTAAATCCGTCTGTGGATAGCTAGCCCGTGGATATTGAGGGCCCGCTGTACTAGCAGTGATCTGAATCCCAATGTATGGCAATTGAGAACTTAGGTAGAGGGcagaaaacagaaatgggaaCACATAAGGCAGCAAGTGAGAGGTAGAGAGGTAGTCAAAGAAAAAGGCAGAGGAGAAGTGAGTATAAGGGGctaaaaattaaaactattgtATATGTTTATTCCATTTATTAACACCTGGAAAAACTACCACCACCTGGTCCTATATTCACCACAATCAGTCGCCTCCAGATTTAAAGACAATATACTTGAAAAAGACCCCATTTAACACAGTCACATTCTAACAGCTTCACTGAGTATCACACTATGATATTTAATCAAACAAGCAGATCAAGAGCTCAATTAGTTTCATCTTTTACCTTCAAGCTTCTTCCCTGACTATCATATTTCCTTACTCCTCAAATGTCTAAGTAATCACATGAAATGGTAAACGTAAGGTGGTGTCCACTCCAAGAATATCTCTCCACAATGAAGCAGTAGGCTGGAAACTGAGCTTAAAACTCAGTTTTAAAGAAATACCAAAATTTTATAATGGTTTTCTAAAGAAACCTGAGAACATGGTTTTTTCCACCCATGCTATGTATTTAATTCAAACTTAAGCAATTTGAACTCAAGTATGACACATATTTGTCATTCCAACTCTTTACCAGGGCAAAATAATCTCACCTGAGAGAATAGCTAATGTGCTCTGTGAGgagtaacttttaaaatgtatcatcCACCTACAAAACAATTCACACTTGATACCAATCAATACATCCTGATAGAGCTCACTTTCAGTTTCTTGCCACAGGTATAGTCTTATCTGCCTTTAAAAATTAGCATGTAAAAACACAGAGAACAGCCAGCTTTAAAAGAAGCTCTTTGTTGAAGTAAAAAAGCACATCCAACTCAGAACTCAATACTGCAGCCCAGGATAGTGGGCCATTTCATAACTTGTACGGAAAAAACCAATACGAATTGGGGCAAATTGCTGAGATTCAACTTAAAACTGGATCAGTTTACTTCCATTTTATCCTGGGGTAAGTAATATGGAGCTATGTTTCTATCAGAAAATCAAGGAAAACATTTAGCCAGCCAGTGAAACTACTTAATCATTGCATATTCTTTATccattacaaaaaaataaaaataggaacCTGTGTGCAGTGATGATTTCTTTGTGTAGCAATCACATATGGTTACATTTCCCTGCTCTCAGTTCTATTAATTTATGTATTCTTAACTACTCTTACAGTATTCAAGTCAGGCTCTAGCTGCAGGGAAgagaacaacaacattaattgTGACTTGTCAGTATGCGTTTCCCACATCCTAAGGTTTGAAATGTTTAGCATTTTCCCAAGAAACAGACTTTGTGCCTGAACATACAATTGAGTGAtccatatatactgtatttttcacAACAATGGAGAccatttcctattttttttaacttatcaGCCTTACTTATAGCCATTGGCTCTCTGGCTAAGACCAATATCATCCTTtgagcgccccccccccccaattagccTTTTTGATTCAAATTCCTTTTTTGTACCTTAGTTATTACTCAGCCCTTTATGTCTGCTACAGAGCTACTTTCAGGAATACCGAAAGAAATACCAACTGATTGAAATGGCATCTCTGGAACTATATACAATTATTATTGCAGACTGCTTTCTTTTTTGAGGGGGGTAGTGGTGAAAAATTCCACAAGGCAAATCAAATCTGGGGTAGTAGAAGAGGAAGTAGTGTAATGAATTAAGAACTGTTATAGATATAAACATCAAGCTGCAAtaagatgctcaagtcctaaggtttgtttgtttttttaaaaccctcttaAGGTATTCCTCCTGCTTCACTTGGTGATAACTGGAGGTACTGAAATGCTATTCACAATGTCTTCATATTGAGGTGGTGGATCCAAGGGATTTGCAGTTTCGCTTCTTCTTATGCCATTTTCACCAGCAACTTCTTCATATGATGGTGGTGGGTCACAAGTTGAAAGCCTTATTGATAATGAATCTGTATGCCCATCCACATAGCTAAGATATCCCGGAGAGTGTCCATTACCTTCAAACATTTCTTCCTGGGGAGAATGAAGTATGCTGAGTGGCTGAGGAAGGGAACTTCTATCATCACCAATGGATGTATCGCCAGTGGTTCTGCTATGTGCATACATGGACCGTCGACGCATTTTCTTTTTGAACAGACATCTCCATGTGAGAAATATTATCAGAAGAATGATGAAAAGGCCAATGATTAATGGGAAGACAAGGTAAAATGGATACCAGTTATGTCCTGTGCTACTTTCTCCATGGAGTCCATGTGTGTACTCTTTCCAAAACTCCATctaaaaacaagtgaaaagaaagaaatttgttttCTTCACCTTCAAATTAAAAGATAAAGTTAATTTATACTGCCATTTACACCAACAGATTGCATTTGTTACAGATTATTTGGTGCTGTGGAAAATATCTCAGAAAAGGAATGTTTCCACATAGCAAACATCTTGGCATGGTTGCCTCTCAGCTTGGACATTCCCAAATATTCTCATTTGAAATCACATTTGTTGCAACTTGCATTTATAGCCACATGTTTTGACAGTTGAATATTAACCAAATGTGCATACATGCAAGGGTAATAGAAATACATTTATACCAGTGGATTATCAGTTTAGCAGAAAGCATCTGACTCAGAGCAAATATCATCCACACCCAAAATATTAAGCTCCCCTGTTTCTGTAGTAAATCTTTGGTTATTAAAGTATGTTATTAAAGTTTGGTTATTAAAGTCCAACAACATGTTGGATGAATCAGACTCTACTTGTACCATACTTGTAAAATCTCATGTGAAATGTTAACACACTTTTTAATTTGCAGTAGCTAACTTAccgtcttctcatcattttcaaAAGCTTCTCTTGCCTCTTCTTTATCACAGCGTTCCTCATAGCATTCACGCTCAATGTTTCCCTGCTTAAATTCTTCCAAAAGCCCATTAGCCCGTGGGTATCTTTTTAAGACAGAATTGGCATTAGCCTCTGTGAGGAACACTGCAGAAAACAAGGAAATAGTTGTACCTTACAGGTGTAATATTGAAATTTTCAAGGAGTTCAGCATAAAACTAATATTCTGgagcaagaaaataaatattttattccaaaataaGTTTGAGTCTATTGAGTAACCTACCACCAGTAGTTAAAATGAACTGGTTTTGTTTATCATTTTTAACTACCGCTACTGGAACTGTCTGGAGAATGCAGCAACACTGAAAACCATTCCAGGACAGACTATGAGGCAAaacaaaggcctaaatccaattgctatttGCAACTAGAACAAACCCAATTAATCAATTACTAAATGGTACAAGGCAGcagttatgtaaatcccattgattcagtgaaccCACTCTAGCTGGGACTTACAATTGGATAGAGGCCTATAAAACTGTAAAGAATTGTAAAGAGATGACTGGTCAGAGGTTAAcacagtggatttttttttaaatgaatatttggTTTCATTTGGAACTGGTTGGCATAGTCATTTGGAAGAGAGCCACTGGATAGAAGGAGAAGGGCTCAGAAAGTAACAACccttccagtttgagaccactctaCTGGAAGATTAGAAAACCACAGCCAGTAATTTTGGAGAACATGAAGCCATGCTGTAAGTTTATGTTGAAATTTTAAGAATAGCCCAGTGCTAGAGGGATTCAAAAAGGATCTTCAGAAAGTAGGACCTTTTTTGAAACATCTTAGAAGCAACAAGAAGAGTCAGGAGCAGATGAACACTCATGACTGCGAAAGGCTGGCTGGGATACACGTTAGAGACATTTGGTTAGAGGAAAAGCTATTGAAAGCTGGAAAAAATTCTCTGGTACACACGTTTAGGTGCATTTAATCTATTCCGCCCATGATTCCATTATTTCTTAAATATATGCCTTAATTTTATTCACCCTATGAAGTTGTCTCTACTGGTGGTCTCCTCTCATGTCTTTCCTCCAGGAACCAAATTACTGAATTTTATAAAGTATAGATTATTTATTTTGGTGACATTAACTAAAAGGGAGGCTTAGCGCAAATCACTCcagaagcatgaaggtgtgatagccagtcaTACTTCtaaagcagcggttcccaacctttgttgggccacaaCCCCCATTGTGGGCAAAAGTCCTGCCCGCgacctccctcattggttgggaggccaggtagGGGTGGGACTTTCAaccgcctacaagccccagcagcctttgcggccagaagtcccgcccctacCTGGCCTCCCAACtaatcagggaggccactggcgaagaaggggtgggacttccagccgcaaaggccgctggggcttgtagcccTGTCCTTGTCCCCTTCTACCTGCGGGTGCCTGGCTTCCGTGGGGAGAAACGGAAGAGGAGGCGGCAGCCCcggccctttccccttcccctcatGGGTGCCTTTAAtggcacccgcggggagaagCTGAGAGGAGAAGGCGGCCCcggccctttccccttctccttgcggGTGCCTTCGATGGCACCCgcgaggagaagggaagaggaggcggCCCCGGCCCCTTCTCCTTGTGGTTGCCGGTGCTAGCGCCAGCACTCGCAgggaaaaagagaggagggggaggcaggggggaatcccaacctggcgacccccaggttgggaacccctgttctaAAGTGTCACTGAAGCGTCCATTTGCCTGTTCTGTACTGAaagcatttgcagagcagccatttcttcaataacaggaacttctgttatgaagaaatggctacTCCTCAAACACAGGATTCCTACAGCTTCAAGCATTGCGCAAAGCTAAAAAATGTGATGCTTTCTCAACCAAGAAAACACATCATATCTATTTAAGATGTTGGTAATTATCTCTCTTTGCATCAATATTATTCCATTACCATTAATCAAGAGATTACCAAACTAAATTCTGATTAACTCTTTATATAACTATAGGGaaccctttctgtgggcacacaccctgtcgccctagcacagagtttgtcagactttgttactagaaagccaaaaggacatggcactttgagaTAAATAGtgtgttttgggttgcaatttgggcactcaggcgggttacataccaccGAGAAGCAGTGCTGTCCTGCCGCCGCCACTTGCGGCGTCCGGGAGCCGCGGCTGCCACACCGCGGGGCTCCCAgatgctcagaggaaggagcgcggaaatcgcactccttccaggGCCGGCGAAAAGGCGCACTATGCGCCGTGGCAcggcctcaatacgtcacaactgcacTGCCTCATAtggaggcggcgtggttgtgatgtaatcatggcggtggccgtgtggaa from Sceloporus undulatus isolate JIND9_A2432 ecotype Alabama chromosome 3, SceUnd_v1.1, whole genome shotgun sequence encodes the following:
- the PRRG1 gene encoding transmembrane gamma-carboxyglutamic acid protein 1, with translation MDNVFLTEANANSVLKRYPRANGLLEEFKQGNIERECYEERCDKEEAREAFENDEKTMEFWKEYTHGLHGESSTGHNWYPFYLVFPLIIGLFIILLIIFLTWRCLFKKKMRRRSMYAHSRTTGDTSIGDDRSSLPQPLSILHSPQEEMFEGNGHSPGYLSYVDGHTDSLSIRLSTCDPPPSYEEVAGENGIRRSETANPLDPPPQYEDIVNSISVPPVITK